A region from the Spea bombifrons isolate aSpeBom1 chromosome 7, aSpeBom1.2.pri, whole genome shotgun sequence genome encodes:
- the GORASP2 gene encoding Golgi reassembly-stacking protein 2: MGGSQSVEIPGGGTEGYHVLRVQENSPGHRAGLEQFFDFIVSINEIRLNKDNDTLKDLLKANVEKPVKMVVYSSKTLELRETTVTPSNMWGGQGLLGVSIRFCSFDGANENVWHVLEVEPNSPAALAGLRPHTDYIIGADTVMNESEDLFSLIETHEGKPLKLYVYNTDTDNCREVVITPNSAWGGEGSLGCGIGYGYLHRIPTRPFEEGKKISLPSQAPGTPLSPLKDGFTEVQLSSVNSPPAVPLGASGIEASLSGLSLGSNTPAVSSALNSGLPTVPVLTPQINHSLASVPLNPAVSLPGLMPLSTGLPMLTNLPNIPNLTQNVFNLPPLGPLNLAGLPPLSVPSHLPAFPLAPLPSEIIQSALDHIPAPTTESATVAAEDLSHAAPPVTEKVTVSSTETHTAETS; this comes from the exons GTACAAGAAAATTCCCCTGGACACAGGGCCGGGCTGGAGCAGTTCTTTGATTTCATTGTTTCGATTAACGAGATAAGACTG AATAAAGACAATGACACCCTTAAGGACCTCCTGAAAGCCAACGTTGAGAAGCCTGTAAAGATGGTGGTTTACAGCAGCAAGACGTTGGAGCTGAGGGAGACGACCGTGACCCCGAGCAATATGTGGGGAGGACAGGGCTTGCTGGGGGTCAGCATACGCTTTTGCAGCTTTGATGGAGCGAATGAGAACGTGTGGCATGTGCTG GAAGTGGAACCGAATTCTCCGGCTGCTTTGGCTGGTCTGAGACCCCACACCGACTACATCATTGGAGCGGACACTGTAATGAATGAG tcGGAGGATCTTTTCTCTCTCATTGAAACTCACGAGGGGAAGCCGTTGAAACTTTATGTTTACAACACGGACACAGACAACTGCAGAGAAGTTGTCATAACGCCTAACTCTGCGTGGGGAGGAGAGGGCAG TCTAGGGTGCGGTATTGGTTATGGATACCTACATCGGATACCAACACGGCCGTTTGAGGAGGGAAAGAAAATCTCTTTGCCTAGTCAAGCTCCTGGGACACCCCTGAGTCCCCTAAAAGATGGGTTTACGGAG GTGCAGTTGTCTTCTGTGAACTCTCCTCCTGCCGTACCGCTCGGAGCCTCCGGTATAGAAGCCAGCCTTTCCGGACTCTCTCTCGGTTCCAACACACCTGCAGTCAGTAGTGCTCTTAATTCAG GTTTACCGACAGTACCTGTATTAACTCCCCAAATTAATCATTCCCTCGCATCTGTTCCTCTAAACCCAGCCGTTTCCCTCCCAG GTCTCATGCCATTATCCACTGGACTCCCTATGCTTACAAATCTGCCTAATATTCCAAACCTTACACAAAATG TTTTTAACTTGCCTCCCCTCGGCCCTTTGAATCTTGCTGGGCTTCCACCGCTTTCAGTACCGTCTCACCTTCCCGCGTTTCCACTGGCACCTCTTCCTAGTGAAATCATCCAGTCGGCGCTGGACCACATCCCCGCTCCCACCACAGAAAGCGCAACGGTCGCTGCCGAAGACCTAAGCCACGCGGCCCCTCCGGTCACAGAGAAAGTTACCGTCAGcagcacagaaacacacactgcCGAAACGTCCTAG